In Listeria swaminathanii, the following are encoded in one genomic region:
- a CDS encoding YbaB/EbfC family nucleoid-associated protein, whose translation MRGMGNMQGMMKQMQKMQKEMAKAQADLEAQEFTGTAGGGMVTVKATGKRVITDVVINEEVVDPEDIEMLQDLVLAATNDVLKQIEDTTSQTMGKFTQGLNIPGM comes from the coding sequence ATGCGTGGAATGGGAAATATGCAAGGTATGATGAAACAAATGCAAAAAATGCAAAAGGAAATGGCGAAAGCTCAAGCTGATTTAGAAGCTCAAGAGTTCACTGGAACAGCTGGTGGCGGTATGGTTACAGTAAAAGCTACTGGTAAACGCGTCATTACGGATGTTGTTATAAACGAAGAAGTAGTCGATCCAGAAGATATCGAAATGCTACAAGATTTAGTACTTGCGGCAACAAATGATGTATTAAAACAAATTGAAGATACAACTTCACAAACAATGGGTAAATTCACACAAGGATTAAATATTCCTGGAATGTAA
- the recR gene encoding recombination mediator RecR: protein MHYPEPITKLIDSFMKLPGIGPKSAARLAFYVLDMKEDDVLDFAKALVDAKRNLSFCSVCGHITDKDPCYICADTSRDRSVICVVQESKDVIAMEKMRDFHGLYHVLHGTISPMDGIGPEDINIPDLLKRLQDDTIEEVILATNPNVEGEATAMYISRLLKPSGIKVTRIAHGLPVGGDLEYADEVTLSKAMEGRREV, encoded by the coding sequence ATGCATTATCCTGAGCCGATAACGAAATTAATAGATAGCTTTATGAAATTACCGGGAATCGGACCAAAATCGGCAGCTCGGCTAGCATTTTATGTGCTAGATATGAAAGAAGACGATGTGCTAGATTTTGCAAAAGCGCTTGTAGATGCAAAGCGAAATCTCAGTTTTTGTTCCGTTTGTGGTCACATTACAGATAAAGATCCATGTTATATTTGCGCAGATACGTCGCGTGATCGAAGTGTTATTTGCGTGGTACAAGAGTCCAAAGATGTTATTGCAATGGAAAAAATGCGTGATTTCCACGGCTTATACCACGTGCTTCATGGTACAATTTCACCAATGGATGGGATTGGGCCGGAAGACATTAACATTCCTGACTTGCTGAAACGTTTGCAGGATGACACGATTGAAGAAGTTATTTTAGCTACCAACCCGAATGTTGAAGGGGAAGCCACTGCGATGTATATTTCGCGCTTATTAAAACCTTCAGGCATAAAAGTAACTAGAATAGCGCATGGCCTTCCAGTTGGCGGAGACTTAGAGTATGCTGATGAAGTAACGCTTTCAAAAGCAATGGAAGGACGAAGAGAAGTATAA
- a CDS encoding YaaL family protein, which yields MESRSNKFGRKKDKKIGKLHKSYDAYLMELIEVTQEKWHKQKVLMRKSFEYDPNLEYEEKKAEARYFYLFKEARRRQLRSK from the coding sequence ATGGAGTCCAGAAGCAATAAGTTTGGTCGGAAAAAAGACAAGAAAATTGGTAAACTACACAAATCCTATGATGCTTATCTGATGGAATTGATTGAAGTCACGCAAGAAAAGTGGCACAAACAAAAAGTCCTAATGCGTAAAAGCTTTGAATATGATCCAAATTTAGAATATGAAGAGAAAAAGGCGGAAGCTCGCTATTTTTACCTTTTCAAAGAAGCGCGCAGACGACAATTAAGAAGTAAATAA
- a CDS encoding aldo/keto reductase — protein sequence MTLSFSDTYRLNNGIEMPRHGFGVYKLTDEQRMRTALETAVDVGYRLFDTASFYHNEKELGDFFQSSGLKRDEFFVTTKMWNTEQGYDETLRAFEKSQKKLQLDQVDLYLVHWPKQDTFFETWRAVEKLYDEGLVRAIGVSNFEAHHLDRLRTSANVLPVVDQLETHPHFPNHLLHRYLEELHIVHQAWSPLGRGGVLQEQILIDLAKKHGKSPAQIVLRWHLQNNISIIPKSETPSRIRENAAIYDFELTNADMRQVDRLNNGERVSHAPDVMYVRSEI from the coding sequence ATGACACTTTCTTTCTCGGATACTTACAGACTGAACAATGGAATTGAAATGCCTAGACATGGTTTTGGGGTTTACAAACTCACTGATGAACAGCGGATGCGCACTGCACTGGAAACTGCGGTGGACGTTGGCTATCGTTTGTTTGATACGGCTTCATTTTACCATAACGAAAAAGAGCTTGGAGATTTCTTTCAATCAAGCGGCTTAAAACGGGATGAATTTTTCGTAACGACAAAAATGTGGAATACGGAGCAAGGCTATGATGAAACGCTTCGGGCCTTTGAAAAATCGCAGAAAAAACTGCAACTAGACCAGGTTGATTTATATTTAGTGCATTGGCCAAAACAAGATACTTTTTTTGAAACGTGGCGCGCCGTGGAAAAATTATATGATGAAGGGCTTGTTCGCGCGATTGGCGTGAGTAATTTTGAAGCGCATCATTTGGACCGTCTTCGCACGAGTGCCAATGTTCTTCCGGTAGTTGATCAGCTCGAAACACACCCACACTTCCCGAATCATCTTTTACACCGCTATTTAGAAGAATTACATATTGTCCACCAAGCATGGAGTCCACTTGGTCGAGGTGGCGTTTTACAAGAACAAATTCTCATTGACCTAGCGAAAAAGCACGGGAAATCACCAGCACAAATTGTACTCCGTTGGCATTTGCAAAATAATATCTCGATTATTCCAAAATCAGAAACACCTTCCAGAATTAGAGAAAATGCAGCTATTTATGATTTTGAATTAACCAATGCTGATATGCGCCAAGTGGATCGTTTAAATAACGGCGAACGCGTTAGCCATGCGCCGGACGTTATGTATGTGAGATCAGAAATTTAA
- a CDS encoding NUDIX hydrolase, with translation MRQPFQVLVIPFIKSENNFKFGVLLRKNEQVWQFVAGGGEDTESISEAARRETVEELNVNNIFKMYQLDSLAHIPSFHFSFSKPYVVPEYCFAIDLTDFSGEVKLSIEHSEFQWLSYEAASKVLEWDSNKTALYELNERLKHNDLQAI, from the coding sequence ATGAGGCAACCTTTTCAAGTTTTAGTGATTCCATTTATTAAAAGTGAAAATAATTTTAAGTTTGGTGTTTTGCTACGGAAGAATGAGCAAGTTTGGCAGTTTGTAGCTGGTGGTGGGGAAGATACGGAGTCAATTTCCGAAGCTGCAAGACGAGAAACTGTGGAAGAATTGAATGTAAATAATATTTTTAAAATGTATCAGTTGGATTCGCTGGCGCATATTCCAAGTTTTCATTTTTCGTTTAGCAAACCGTACGTTGTTCCGGAATATTGTTTTGCTATAGATTTAACCGATTTTTCCGGGGAGGTAAAACTATCTATCGAGCATAGTGAATTTCAGTGGCTTTCTTATGAAGCGGCTTCGAAAGTATTGGAATGGGATAGTAATAAAACGGCGCTTTATGAGCTAAATGAACGCTTGAAACACAATGATTTGCAAGCAATATAA
- a CDS encoding Cof-type HAD-IIB family hydrolase, whose translation MTTQAIILDIDGTLLNDDKKISAETKKALITAQQNGVKLILASGRPTTGMHLYAEQLEMEKYHGLLVSYNGAKVVDCQTKEELFNQALTVAEGKAVLEHMKNFEIKVMIDKDDYMYVNDVFDCYVPYKGEEINIVQYESRGGNFKLCEKDDLAAFLDYRISKILTAGDPAYMQEHYQAMMAPFKDSLNCVFTADFYFEFTAKGIDKAKALDTVLTPMGIHAENIIAFGDGHNDITMVEYAGTGIAMSNAVPELKAAASSVTLSNNEDGIAHVLNNLILN comes from the coding sequence ATGACAACTCAAGCAATTATTTTAGATATTGATGGCACTTTATTGAACGACGACAAAAAAATTTCCGCAGAAACAAAAAAAGCACTTATCACAGCCCAACAAAACGGCGTTAAACTCATCCTCGCGTCCGGCAGACCCACAACCGGAATGCACCTTTACGCTGAACAATTAGAAATGGAAAAATACCACGGCTTGCTCGTTTCATACAACGGCGCCAAAGTAGTGGACTGCCAAACAAAAGAAGAATTATTCAACCAAGCGCTCACCGTTGCAGAAGGAAAAGCCGTCCTAGAGCATATGAAAAATTTCGAAATAAAAGTGATGATTGATAAAGACGATTATATGTACGTGAATGATGTATTCGATTGTTACGTTCCTTATAAAGGCGAAGAAATCAACATTGTCCAATATGAATCACGCGGTGGCAACTTCAAACTCTGCGAAAAAGATGATTTAGCAGCCTTTTTAGATTATCGAATAAGCAAAATATTAACTGCCGGCGACCCAGCTTATATGCAGGAACATTACCAAGCGATGATGGCTCCATTCAAAGACAGTCTGAATTGCGTTTTCACGGCTGATTTCTACTTCGAATTTACTGCAAAAGGCATCGACAAAGCCAAAGCACTCGACACTGTTTTAACACCAATGGGCATTCACGCTGAAAATATCATTGCCTTTGGAGATGGACATAATGACATCACCATGGTTGAATACGCTGGAACAGGCATCGCCATGAGCAACGCTGTCCCCGAATTAAAAGCAGCAGCCAGTTCCGTAACTTTATCCAATAATGAAGACGGAATTGCCCATGTGCTAAATAACTTAATCCTAAATTGA
- a CDS encoding MurR/RpiR family transcriptional regulator, protein MNILIKIRELANLTNSEKELANYILANPKKTLQYRPKELAAAAFVSAATIYRLINKLGLNGIAELKIEIATSLRETTSEKEINYDYPILESDTPYQIMTNLQQIYKGTIDETLNNADPEELVRIGEKLVNAKTIDVYAASANLFFAENFKFQMQEIGVLVNVPEEDYIQSLSAANSDENHIAIVVSYGGRSRTLQRVVKILSENGVDIILITSMQANPLVEFATHKIYMASAENHYNKVSSFSTRQSLLGIFDTLYSIYFNHDYEKNIQYKTTNYQKMNTELE, encoded by the coding sequence ATGAATATTTTAATTAAAATAAGAGAATTAGCCAATTTAACGAATAGCGAAAAGGAGCTTGCCAACTATATTCTGGCAAACCCGAAAAAAACCCTTCAATATAGGCCTAAAGAGCTTGCTGCGGCCGCGTTTGTCTCCGCTGCAACCATTTACCGTTTAATTAACAAACTTGGACTCAACGGCATCGCTGAGCTAAAAATCGAAATCGCCACTAGCCTACGTGAAACAACTTCAGAAAAAGAAATAAATTACGATTATCCAATTTTAGAATCAGACACGCCTTATCAAATAATGACCAATCTCCAACAAATCTACAAAGGAACCATCGATGAAACGTTAAACAACGCCGACCCAGAGGAACTAGTGCGGATCGGTGAAAAATTAGTTAACGCGAAAACAATTGATGTCTACGCCGCCTCTGCTAATCTATTTTTTGCTGAAAACTTCAAATTTCAAATGCAGGAAATCGGCGTTTTGGTCAACGTTCCCGAAGAAGATTATATCCAAAGCCTGTCCGCAGCAAATAGTGATGAAAACCATATCGCCATCGTTGTTTCTTACGGTGGTCGAAGTCGGACACTTCAAAGAGTTGTCAAAATCCTTTCCGAAAATGGCGTTGATATTATCTTAATCACTTCCATGCAAGCCAACCCGTTAGTCGAATTTGCCACACATAAAATTTACATGGCATCCGCTGAGAACCATTACAACAAAGTCTCTTCGTTCTCAACAAGACAGTCATTACTAGGCATTTTCGACACGCTGTACTCTATTTATTTCAACCACGATTACGAAAAAAACATCCAATACAAAACAACCAACTACCAAAAAATGAACACTGAATTGGAGTGA
- the dhaM1 gene encoding dihydroxyacetone kinase phosphoryl donor subunit DhaM1, with protein sequence MTKPYGVVIISHSKDVAKGVHDIIKEIAPDVSITHAGGTEDGGIGTSFDAVNEAIESNAADKVYTFYDLGSAKMNIETVEEISEKEIILFNAPILEGAYATAAQVQMDEKPEVIAANLKGIEIK encoded by the coding sequence ATGACTAAACCTTATGGCGTTGTTATTATTTCCCACTCCAAAGATGTCGCAAAAGGGGTGCATGATATTATCAAAGAAATCGCGCCAGACGTTTCTATCACCCACGCAGGTGGAACTGAAGATGGCGGCATCGGCACAAGTTTTGACGCAGTAAATGAAGCAATTGAAAGTAACGCAGCCGACAAAGTCTACACTTTCTATGACCTCGGAAGCGCCAAAATGAACATTGAAACAGTCGAAGAAATCAGTGAAAAAGAAATAATTCTCTTTAATGCACCCATTTTAGAAGGCGCGTATGCTACTGCCGCTCAAGTTCAAATGGACGAAAAACCAGAAGTCATCGCGGCAAACTTGAAAGGCATCGAAATTAAATAA
- the dhaL1 gene encoding dihydroxyacetone kinase ADP-binding subunit DhaL1: MTYDKDWALRWLNDFGERVQENKQLLSDLDQAIGDGDHGINMARGLSELKKAFAEKEPTDLKDVFKTAGMTMVSKVGGASGPLYGTAFLNMSKAIDSDTIDAVGLTNVIEAGLEGIEKRGKSHAGEKTMIDVWEPVVHALHQEDLTDDVVDAALQKTKDLKATKGRASYLGERSIGHLDPGAYSSALLFHAMIQTEVS; encoded by the coding sequence ATGACTTATGATAAAGATTGGGCGTTACGCTGGTTAAATGATTTCGGCGAACGTGTACAAGAAAACAAACAATTATTAAGTGATCTCGACCAAGCGATTGGTGATGGAGACCACGGTATCAATATGGCTCGCGGACTTAGCGAACTCAAAAAAGCTTTTGCAGAAAAAGAACCCACAGATTTAAAAGATGTTTTCAAAACGGCCGGAATGACAATGGTCAGCAAAGTTGGCGGCGCATCTGGCCCTCTTTACGGAACAGCATTTTTAAATATGAGTAAAGCAATTGACTCGGACACAATCGATGCGGTTGGCCTTACAAACGTAATTGAAGCTGGTCTAGAAGGCATTGAAAAACGCGGTAAATCTCATGCTGGCGAAAAAACAATGATTGATGTTTGGGAGCCGGTTGTTCACGCGCTTCATCAAGAAGATTTAACGGATGATGTGGTCGATGCGGCTTTACAAAAAACCAAAGATTTAAAAGCCACTAAAGGACGGGCAAGCTATCTTGGGGAACGTTCGATTGGCCACCTTGACCCGGGCGCATACTCTTCTGCCCTCTTATTTCACGCAATGATTCAAACGGAGGTGAGCTGA
- the dhaK1 gene encoding dihydroxyacetone kinase subunit DhaK1: MKKILNGTDQVVEQMVEGLVKSHADIVHRVEGTRVIARNDKRPGKVGLVSGGGSGHEPAHAGYVGRGMLSAAVCGDVFTSPTPDQIYEGIKAADQGAGVLLIVKNYTGDVMNFEMAADLADADDIKVEQIVVDDDIAVEDSTFTTGRRGVAGTVLVHKIIGAAAEAGASLEELKALGEKVIASVKTLGVALSPCTVPEVGHPGFELGDDEIELGIGIHGEPGFTREKIMPSASLAKQLYERISNESKLLPGDKVVVLVNGMGATPLMEQYVFANDVHELLKNAGVRAEKTLVGDYMTSLEMAGLSLTILKLEDEKWVDMLKLPVDTIAW; encoded by the coding sequence ATGAAGAAGATTCTTAACGGTACAGATCAAGTTGTAGAGCAAATGGTGGAAGGTTTAGTTAAATCGCACGCAGATATTGTTCACCGTGTTGAAGGAACTCGCGTCATTGCAAGAAATGATAAACGTCCAGGCAAAGTCGGGCTAGTAAGCGGTGGGGGTTCTGGTCACGAGCCGGCTCATGCTGGTTATGTAGGTCGCGGAATGCTATCTGCGGCTGTGTGCGGCGATGTTTTCACTTCCCCAACTCCAGACCAAATTTATGAAGGTATAAAAGCCGCGGATCAAGGTGCTGGTGTGCTTTTAATCGTGAAAAACTATACTGGTGACGTAATGAACTTCGAAATGGCGGCTGATTTAGCCGATGCTGATGATATTAAAGTAGAACAAATTGTAGTAGATGATGATATTGCTGTGGAAGACAGTACTTTTACAACGGGACGCCGCGGTGTTGCCGGGACTGTTCTCGTGCATAAAATTATCGGGGCTGCCGCAGAAGCAGGCGCATCCCTTGAAGAATTGAAAGCCCTTGGCGAAAAAGTCATTGCTTCTGTTAAAACGCTTGGGGTCGCGCTTTCTCCGTGTACCGTTCCCGAAGTTGGACATCCTGGATTCGAGCTCGGTGATGACGAAATCGAACTTGGCATTGGTATCCACGGTGAACCAGGATTTACACGAGAAAAAATCATGCCATCTGCAAGTTTAGCTAAGCAACTATACGAACGGATTAGCAATGAAAGCAAACTCCTACCTGGCGATAAAGTGGTTGTCCTTGTTAACGGCATGGGCGCAACGCCACTTATGGAGCAATATGTTTTCGCAAATGATGTCCATGAACTTCTAAAAAATGCCGGCGTTCGCGCGGAAAAAACACTCGTTGGTGATTATATGACGTCGCTTGAAATGGCCGGATTATCCCTAACTATTTTAAAATTAGAAGACGAAAAATGGGTCGATATGTTGAAACTCCCAGTGGACACAATTGCTTGGTAA
- a CDS encoding aminotransferase class I/II-fold pyridoxal phosphate-dependent enzyme, which yields MRDQSKMPLVERLDAHAKSCPISLHVPGHKSGAIYPDAWQKLLKWDVTEITGMDDLHHPEDVILEAEELLAECYGSKKSYFLVNGTSGGSLAVIMATLKRGEKVLVPRDAHKSILHGIELAGGEPLFLTPATNKEVGVASGVTTELLEETLHNHPDVKLCIFTYPSYYGTTFNLQKCIRIAHDFGAVVFVDEAHGAHFLTSSEFPKSAVELGADVVVQSTHKTLPALTMGSYLHVVNDLPIFEKLPYYLQVFQTSSPSYLIMASLDAARKYAATYTATDVEAFWKMRARWIKWLTKNHFDVILPDDPLKIIVRKTGYTGYELQAIFEESSYFPELADESQVLLILPLIKKGIDFTPISRIHSPVKKEIAKEPYEMSAPCESSLALTYEEMHTRGTEFILVDEAIDRVSAETISLYPPGIPAVIRGESITEKHIRELKSIRTRHYQGGEKLAENYIRVFR from the coding sequence ATGCGAGATCAATCTAAAATGCCTTTAGTGGAACGGCTAGATGCTCATGCTAAATCCTGCCCAATATCACTCCATGTTCCTGGACACAAAAGTGGAGCAATTTATCCAGATGCTTGGCAAAAATTATTGAAATGGGACGTAACAGAAATTACTGGAATGGACGACTTGCATCACCCGGAAGATGTGATTTTGGAAGCAGAAGAGTTACTTGCAGAATGTTATGGGAGTAAAAAAAGTTATTTTCTAGTGAACGGAACAAGCGGGGGAAGCTTGGCGGTTATTATGGCAACTTTGAAGCGTGGGGAGAAAGTTTTAGTGCCGAGAGATGCGCATAAATCTATTTTGCATGGCATCGAACTGGCAGGCGGGGAGCCCTTATTTTTAACACCGGCGACAAATAAAGAAGTCGGCGTCGCGAGTGGTGTGACAACAGAACTTCTTGAAGAAACCTTACATAATCATCCAGATGTAAAACTATGTATTTTCACTTATCCGAGCTATTATGGAACGACTTTTAATTTACAAAAATGTATCCGAATTGCGCATGATTTTGGCGCGGTTGTGTTTGTCGATGAAGCGCACGGGGCCCACTTTTTAACAAGCTCAGAGTTTCCGAAAAGTGCGGTGGAGCTTGGCGCAGATGTGGTCGTTCAATCGACGCACAAGACGTTGCCGGCGCTGACGATGGGGTCTTACTTGCATGTAGTCAATGATTTGCCGATTTTTGAAAAACTACCTTATTATCTGCAAGTATTTCAAACGAGCAGCCCATCCTATTTAATTATGGCCTCACTGGATGCAGCGCGGAAATATGCGGCAACCTACACGGCGACTGACGTGGAAGCTTTTTGGAAAATGCGCGCCAGATGGATTAAGTGGCTAACGAAGAACCATTTTGACGTTATTTTGCCAGATGATCCACTTAAAATAATCGTCCGCAAAACGGGCTACACGGGCTACGAACTACAAGCGATTTTTGAAGAAAGTTCTTATTTTCCAGAACTGGCCGATGAATCGCAAGTGTTACTGATTTTACCATTAATCAAAAAAGGAATTGATTTCACGCCGATTAGTCGGATTCATTCTCCAGTGAAAAAAGAAATCGCGAAAGAGCCGTACGAAATGTCAGCGCCTTGCGAATCTAGTCTAGCGCTAACGTATGAAGAAATGCACACACGCGGCACCGAATTTATCTTAGTAGATGAAGCAATCGACCGCGTATCAGCCGAAACAATCTCGCTTTATCCGCCGGGCATACCAGCCGTAATCCGCGGAGAAAGCATCACAGAAAAACACATCCGCGAGCTAAAAAGCATTCGCACGCGCCACTACCAAGGCGGCGAAAAACTAGCCGAGAATTACATCCGTGTCTTCCGCTAA
- the tmk gene encoding dTMP kinase: protein MKAIFITLEGPDGSGKTTVGTLLNQKMTEAGIDFIKTREPGGSPISEKVRNIVLGIGNEEMDPKTEVLLIAGARRQHVVETIRPALAAGKTVLCDRFMDSSLAYQGAGRDMNMEQVLQVNLYAIEDTLPDRTYYLDVPAEVGLARIAANKGREVNRLDKEDITYHEKVQAGYEKVINMFPERFMRVDATKTPEEITETILADILRQLS, encoded by the coding sequence ATGAAAGCAATTTTTATTACACTTGAAGGTCCAGATGGCTCTGGAAAAACTACAGTAGGAACACTACTTAATCAAAAAATGACGGAAGCTGGCATCGATTTCATTAAAACCCGCGAACCAGGTGGCAGCCCGATTTCAGAAAAAGTAAGAAACATCGTCCTAGGAATTGGCAACGAAGAAATGGATCCAAAAACAGAAGTGCTACTTATTGCAGGAGCGCGCCGCCAACATGTCGTTGAAACAATCCGCCCAGCTTTAGCAGCCGGAAAAACCGTGCTTTGTGACCGTTTCATGGATAGCTCACTTGCCTACCAAGGTGCCGGACGTGACATGAATATGGAACAAGTTTTACAAGTGAATTTGTATGCGATTGAAGATACATTGCCTGACCGGACGTATTACCTCGATGTACCTGCTGAGGTTGGTTTAGCTAGAATCGCCGCCAACAAAGGTCGTGAAGTTAATCGTTTGGATAAAGAAGACATTACCTACCATGAAAAGGTTCAAGCCGGCTATGAAAAAGTCATCAACATGTTTCCGGAGCGTTTTATGCGAGTGGATGCTACAAAGACACCTGAAGAAATCACAGAAACTATTTTAGCCGATATTTTACGACAATTATCCTAA
- a CDS encoding cyclic-di-AMP receptor codes for MKLIFAIVQDQDSNRLSDALTKGNFGATKLATTGGFLKAGNTTFIIGTEDERVEDALAIIKENCKAREQMMTPSASLGVTVDTYVPYPIEVQVGGATVFVMPVENFHHF; via the coding sequence TTGAAACTGATATTTGCGATCGTCCAAGACCAAGATAGCAACCGTTTGTCTGACGCACTAACAAAAGGCAATTTCGGTGCGACAAAACTAGCCACTACAGGTGGATTTTTAAAAGCAGGAAACACAACATTTATCATCGGTACAGAAGATGAACGTGTAGAAGATGCCCTAGCAATTATTAAAGAAAACTGCAAAGCGCGCGAACAAATGATGACACCATCCGCATCCCTTGGAGTGACAGTAGATACCTACGTGCCTTATCCAATCGAAGTCCAAGTTGGCGGCGCAACAGTGTTTGTAATGCCGGTGGAGAATTTCCATCATTTTTAA
- a CDS encoding 1,4-beta-N-acetylmuramoylhydrolase, whose translation MQKTRKERILETLKEEKKNKKSKKFKTSATIAGVTAIATSITVPGIEVIVSADETAPADEASKSAEANTATEAPATATPENTTEKTIEAKPTETKEQTKTPEEAKPVADKVEQTPAEPATVSNPNSVTSYSTPATYNLLQKSALRSSATVQSFIQTIQASSSQIAAENDLYASVMIAQAILESAYGTSELGSAPNYNLFGIKGAYNGQSYTKQTLEDDGKGNYYTITAKFRKYPSYHQSLEDYAKVIRSGPSWNPSYYSKVWKSNTTSYKDATKALTGTYATDTAYATKLNDLISRYNLTQYDNGKTTGGNSGNTGNTGNTGNTGNTNNTNAKMYTVVKGDSLWRIANNNKVTIANLKAWNNLKSDFIYPGQKLKVSAGSTTTNTDTSKPSTGTSTSKPSTNTSTNAKVYTVAKGDSLWRIANNNKVTIANLKAWNNLKSDFIYPGQKLKVSAGSTTTNTNTNTNTSKPSTNTNTSKPSTNTSTNAKVYTVAKGDSLWRIASNNKVTIANLKAWNNLKSDFIYPGQKLKVSAGSTTTNTAKPSTNTPSNSTVKTYTVKKGDSLWAISRQYKTTVDNIKAWNKLPSNMIHVGQKLTIK comes from the coding sequence ATGCAAAAAACGAGAAAAGAACGTATCCTTGAAACTTTAAAAGAAGAAAAGAAAAACAAAAAAAGTAAAAAGTTCAAAACTAGTGCAACGATTGCTGGGGTTACTGCCATTGCAACCTCTATCACAGTTCCAGGAATCGAAGTAATCGTTAGCGCAGACGAAACAGCGCCTGCTGACGAAGCATCTAAAAGCGCAGAAGCTAACACAGCTACAGAAGCACCAGCAACTGCCACTCCCGAAAACACAACAGAAAAAACTATTGAAGCAAAACCTACTGAAACAAAAGAACAAACAAAAACACCAGAAGAAGCGAAACCCGTGGCTGACAAAGTAGAACAAACTCCAGCAGAACCCGCTACAGTTAGCAATCCCAATAGCGTAACAAGCTACTCTACACCAGCTACTTATAACCTATTACAAAAATCTGCACTCCGTTCAAGTGCAACGGTTCAAAGCTTTATTCAAACAATCCAAGCCTCTTCTTCCCAAATTGCAGCAGAAAATGACCTGTACGCATCCGTCATGATCGCTCAAGCAATTTTAGAGAGCGCCTATGGAACGAGCGAATTAGGCTCAGCTCCCAACTACAATCTTTTCGGAATCAAAGGAGCATACAACGGCCAATCATACACAAAACAAACACTAGAAGATGACGGCAAAGGAAACTACTACACAATCACAGCTAAATTCAGAAAATATCCTTCTTACCATCAATCACTAGAAGATTATGCCAAGGTTATTCGCAGCGGTCCGAGTTGGAACCCAAGCTACTACTCAAAAGTTTGGAAAAGCAACACAACTTCCTACAAAGACGCAACAAAAGCTTTAACAGGAACGTATGCAACCGATACGGCTTATGCAACTAAATTAAATGATTTAATCAGCCGATATAACTTAACACAGTACGACAACGGCAAAACAACTGGCGGTAATTCTGGAAACACTGGTAACACAGGAAATACTGGCAATACCGGAAATACAAACAACACAAACGCCAAAATGTATACGGTCGTAAAAGGCGATTCCCTTTGGAGAATTGCGAACAACAATAAAGTAACCATTGCTAACCTAAAAGCTTGGAACAACTTAAAATCCGATTTCATTTACCCAGGTCAAAAACTTAAAGTAAGCGCCGGATCTACTACAACAAATACAGACACATCCAAACCGAGCACAGGAACAAGCACATCTAAACCAAGTACAAACACGAGCACAAACGCTAAAGTTTACACAGTTGCAAAAGGTGACTCACTTTGGAGAATCGCGAACAACAACAAAGTAACCATCGCTAACCTAAAAGCTTGGAACAACTTGAAATCCGATTTCATCTATCCGGGCCAAAAACTTAAAGTAAGCGCTGGATCTACTACAACAAACACGAATACAAATACAAACACATCTAAACCGAGCACAAACACAAATACTTCCAAACCAAGCACGAACACGAGCACAAACGCTAAAGTTTACACGGTTGCAAAAGGTGACTCCCTTTGGAGAATCGCCAGCAACAACAAAGTAACTATCGCTAACTTAAAAGCTTGGAACAACCTGAAATCCGATTTCATCTATCCAGGCCAAAAACTTAAAGTAAGCGCTGGATCTACAACAACAAACACAGCTAAACCAAGCACAAACACACCAAGCAATTCCACAGTAAAAACATACACTGTCAAAAAAGGTGACTCACTTTGGGCCATTTCCAGACAGTATAAAACAACTGTAGATAACATCAAAGCTTGGAATAAACTACCAAGCAATATGATTCATGTTGGTCAGAAATTGACGATTAAGTGA